The following are encoded together in the Bradyrhizobium sp. CCGUVB1N3 genome:
- a CDS encoding hydrolase has protein sequence MKLSRRTILQGASALPFAVASLRTSALAQGATAAPPAAEVPPILFVHGNGDYDALWMTTMWRMQSNGIPRERMFAINFTNPNARDDNSVEQANRSSTEDERRELAAAITELKRRTGAARIALVGSSRGGYVIRNVIKNGGAGDVSHAVLCGTPNHGVFAIDDLLGSEFNGRGAFLRGLNEGESEVTPGPAFLTLRSDGMDKYAQPDGRFIGRPGVPTNVTAEGPELRGATNLVLGALDHREVAFHPRAFREIFKFIAGREPDRIAITPESSVKLSGLVTGTPGGVPTNRPVDGATVEVFRVDPASGERQGAALYGAKTAADGRWGPVQADPTWPLEFVLTSPDAPTTHIYRSPFPRSSDVVHLRAARPLGPPDAGAGAVLIMSRPRGYFGLPRDVVLFDGKEPADVKPGVPTDSAATLRLSAAEAGRNVVVQFNEERIVARAWPAAENRIAIAELTY, from the coding sequence ATGAAACTATCGCGACGGACAATCTTGCAGGGCGCCAGCGCGCTGCCTTTCGCGGTTGCGAGCTTGCGGACGTCTGCATTGGCGCAGGGCGCCACAGCAGCGCCGCCCGCCGCAGAGGTGCCGCCGATCCTGTTCGTCCACGGCAATGGCGACTACGACGCGCTCTGGATGACGACAATGTGGCGGATGCAGTCGAACGGTATTCCGCGCGAGCGCATGTTCGCGATCAATTTCACCAATCCCAATGCGCGCGACGACAACTCGGTCGAGCAGGCGAATCGGTCTTCCACCGAGGACGAGCGCCGCGAGCTGGCCGCTGCCATCACCGAGCTGAAGCGCCGCACCGGCGCTGCGCGTATCGCCCTGGTCGGCAGCTCGCGCGGCGGCTACGTCATCCGCAACGTCATCAAGAACGGCGGCGCCGGCGATGTCAGCCATGCCGTGCTGTGCGGCACGCCCAATCACGGCGTGTTCGCGATCGACGATTTGCTGGGGAGCGAGTTCAACGGCCGCGGCGCCTTCCTGCGCGGCCTGAACGAGGGCGAGAGCGAGGTCACGCCGGGCCCCGCCTTCCTCACCCTGCGCAGCGACGGCATGGACAAATATGCGCAACCCGACGGCCGCTTCATCGGCAGGCCCGGCGTGCCCACCAATGTCACCGCCGAGGGCCCGGAGCTCAGAGGCGCTACCAATCTCGTGCTTGGCGCATTGGATCATCGCGAGGTGGCGTTTCATCCACGCGCATTCCGCGAGATCTTCAAGTTCATCGCGGGCCGCGAGCCGGACCGCATTGCGATCACGCCCGAGAGCAGCGTCAAGTTGAGCGGGCTGGTGACGGGAACGCCCGGTGGCGTGCCGACCAATCGCCCCGTGGACGGCGCGACCGTCGAGGTGTTTCGCGTCGATCCGGCGAGCGGCGAACGCCAGGGCGCCGCGCTGTACGGCGCGAAGACCGCCGCCGATGGCCGCTGGGGGCCGGTGCAGGCCGATCCGACCTGGCCGCTGGAATTCGTCCTGACCTCGCCGGATGCGCCCACGACGCACATCTACCGCTCGCCATTCCCGCGCTCGTCCGACGTGGTGCACTTGCGCGCGGCGCGCCCGCTCGGGCCGCCCGACGCCGGTGCCGGGGCAGTCCTGATCATGTCGCGACCGCGCGGTTATTTCGGCCTGCCGCGGGACGTCGTGCTGTTCGACGGCAAGGAGCCGGCCGACGTCAAGCCGGGCGTGCCCACGGATTCGGCAGCAACCCTGCGCCTTTCGGCCGCGGAGGCCGGGCGTAACGTTGTGGTTCAATTCAACGAAGAACGGATCGTGGCCCGGGCCTGGCCGGCCGCCGAGAACAGGATTGCGATTGCCGAGCTGACTTACTAG
- a CDS encoding MFS transporter: MTKQPKRQKFANDGITAPLRYTVFRRIWLASLLSNLGLLIQGVGAAWAMTQMAASADKVALVQTALMLPIMLISMPAGAIADMYDRRIVTLVSLAIALTGASALTILAGLKLITPETLLAFCFVVGSGNALFGPAWQSSVSEQVPPDSLPSAVALNGISYNIARSFGPAVGGVIVAALGAVAAFACNAILYLPLLVVVLLWRRTNEPSRLPREKLNRAMVSGFRYITNSPAIKIVLTRTLVMGLIGGAIMALMPLVARDLLHGGAQTYGIMLGAFGMGAVVGALNIHELRKRMSGESAIRACTISMAFAMAAIALSSEPVLTAAALVLAGAVWMAAVALFNIGVQLSAPRWVAGRSLAAFQASISGGIAIGAWGWGHLTDYAGVETALLMAAGLMLVSPLLGLWLAMPRVGARNEDAEVLADPEVRLSLTGRSGPLVVEIEYRVAQENARAFHNVMQDVQLSRQRNGAYGWSIARDIADPELWTERYHCPTWLDYLRQRNRSTQSERALHQQAIDFHIGPEPVRIRRMLERPFGSVRWKEETPDRSSGEVLPVVATAAGSST, translated from the coding sequence ATGACCAAGCAGCCGAAACGCCAGAAATTTGCCAATGACGGCATCACCGCACCCCTGCGGTATACCGTATTCCGGCGCATCTGGCTCGCCAGCCTGCTCTCCAATCTCGGGCTCCTGATCCAGGGCGTGGGCGCGGCCTGGGCGATGACGCAGATGGCGGCTTCGGCCGACAAGGTCGCGCTGGTGCAGACCGCACTCATGCTGCCGATCATGCTGATCTCGATGCCGGCCGGCGCCATCGCCGACATGTATGACCGCCGCATCGTGACCCTGGTCTCGCTCGCGATCGCCCTGACGGGTGCGTCCGCGCTTACGATCCTGGCTGGGCTCAAGCTCATCACCCCGGAAACGCTGCTCGCCTTCTGCTTCGTCGTCGGCAGCGGCAATGCGCTGTTTGGGCCTGCCTGGCAGTCCTCGGTCAGCGAGCAGGTGCCGCCGGACTCGTTGCCGTCGGCGGTGGCGCTGAACGGCATCAGCTACAACATCGCGCGTAGCTTCGGTCCCGCGGTCGGAGGTGTCATCGTCGCCGCGCTCGGCGCAGTGGCCGCCTTTGCCTGCAATGCGATCCTCTATCTGCCGCTGCTCGTGGTGGTGCTGCTGTGGCGTCGTACCAACGAACCCTCGCGCCTGCCGCGGGAGAAGCTCAATCGCGCCATGGTCTCGGGCTTCCGCTACATCACCAATTCGCCGGCGATCAAGATCGTGCTGACGCGCACCCTGGTGATGGGCCTGATCGGCGGCGCCATCATGGCGCTGATGCCATTGGTCGCGCGCGACCTCCTGCATGGCGGCGCGCAGACCTACGGTATCATGTTGGGCGCCTTCGGCATGGGCGCCGTGGTCGGCGCGCTCAACATCCACGAATTGCGCAAGCGCATGAGCGGCGAATCGGCGATCCGCGCCTGCACGATCTCGATGGCGTTTGCGATGGCTGCGATTGCGCTCAGCTCCGAGCCGGTGCTGACCGCGGCCGCGCTGGTGCTGGCGGGCGCGGTCTGGATGGCAGCGGTGGCGCTGTTCAACATCGGCGTGCAGCTCTCGGCGCCGCGCTGGGTCGCTGGCCGCTCACTCGCCGCATTCCAGGCCTCGATCTCCGGCGGCATCGCGATCGGCGCCTGGGGCTGGGGCCATCTCACCGACTATGCCGGCGTCGAGACGGCGCTGCTGATGGCCGCCGGCCTGATGCTGGTCTCGCCGCTGCTCGGCCTGTGGCTGGCAATGCCGCGCGTCGGTGCGCGCAACGAGGACGCCGAGGTGCTCGCCGATCCCGAGGTGAGGCTGTCGCTGACCGGGCGCAGCGGTCCCCTAGTGGTCGAGATCGAATATCGCGTGGCGCAGGAGAACGCGCGCGCCTTCCACAACGTGATGCAGGACGTGCAGCTCTCCAGGCAGCGCAACGGCGCCTATGGCTGGTCGATCGCGCGCGACATCGCCGATCCGGAATTGTGGACCGAGCGCTATCACTGCCCGACCTGGCTCGATTATTTGCGCCAGCGCAACCGCTCGACCCAGTCCGAGCGCGCGCTGCATCAGCAGGCGATCGATTTCCACATCGGCCCCGAGCCGGTGCGGATCCGCCGCATGCTCGAGCGTCCATTCGGCTCGGTGCGCTGGAAGGAAGAGACGCCGGACCGCAGCAGCGGCGAGGTGCTGCCGGTCGTTGCCACCGCGGCGGGGAGCAGCACGTAA
- a CDS encoding polysaccharide deacetylase family protein, giving the protein MRNALGLMVASVIAAVVIAGGWFFYSSRAEQAAPKTMAARAPEPLPASAKLAAKDDVETTAALSGKPAAAAASAAPPAAVSAQAMPVQQKSTCANPNALGVARVVEIDTTGGPGFGFEHFKQFDFLADKEVVLTFDDGPWPNNTPAVLKALADECTKGLFFAVGKHATYHPEILRQVLAQGHTVGTHTWSHVNLNSKKMTEQQAKDEVEKGFSAVKFALGTNPAPFFRFPQLQHNPAIVSYFGTRNVAMFSTDLDSFDFRKESTPDKIVSNVMTKLDKLGKGIILMHDFQKHTAEALPTLLARLKAGGYKVVQIKAKTTFQTLPEYDEALLKDLKVPTSSARPISSVVQTVSQ; this is encoded by the coding sequence ATGCGTAATGCGTTGGGCCTGATGGTGGCCAGTGTGATTGCGGCGGTCGTGATCGCCGGAGGTTGGTTCTTCTATTCCTCGCGCGCCGAACAGGCCGCTCCCAAGACAATGGCCGCCCGCGCGCCGGAGCCCCTCCCGGCCTCGGCGAAGCTTGCGGCCAAGGACGACGTCGAGACCACGGCGGCGCTGTCCGGCAAGCCGGCCGCGGCTGCGGCATCTGCCGCGCCGCCTGCGGCTGTATCGGCGCAGGCCATGCCGGTTCAGCAGAAGTCGACCTGTGCCAATCCGAATGCGCTTGGGGTTGCCCGCGTGGTCGAGATCGACACCACCGGCGGACCGGGCTTTGGCTTCGAGCATTTCAAGCAGTTCGACTTCCTCGCCGACAAGGAGGTCGTGCTGACCTTCGACGACGGTCCGTGGCCGAACAACACGCCCGCGGTGCTGAAGGCGCTCGCCGACGAATGCACCAAGGGCCTGTTCTTCGCGGTCGGCAAGCACGCCACCTATCATCCGGAAATCCTGCGCCAGGTGCTGGCCCAGGGCCACACGGTCGGCACCCACACCTGGTCGCACGTCAATCTCAACAGCAAGAAGATGACGGAGCAACAGGCCAAGGACGAAGTGGAGAAGGGTTTTAGCGCGGTGAAGTTCGCGCTCGGCACCAACCCCGCGCCGTTCTTCCGCTTTCCCCAGCTTCAGCACAATCCGGCGATCGTGAGCTATTTCGGCACCCGCAACGTCGCGATGTTCTCGACCGATCTCGACTCCTTCGACTTCCGGAAGGAAAGCACGCCGGACAAGATCGTCAGCAACGTGATGACCAAGCTCGACAAGCTCGGCAAAGGCATCATCCTGATGCACGACTTCCAGAAGCACACGGCGGAAGCCCTGCCGACGCTGCTCGCGCGCCTGAAGGCCGGTGGCTACAAGGTCGTGCAGATCAAGGCCAAGACGACGTTCCAGACGCTGCCGGAATATGACGAGGCACTGCTCAAGGATCTGAAGGTGCCGACGTCGAGCGCGCGCCCGATCTCGAGCGTGGTGCAGACGGTTTCGCAGTAA
- a CDS encoding cytochrome P450 — MNVAQMRRPIIPPTPPRAPEGMSFLRRVAVIRKNMIATWGQRAYEEDVIQGRFFLHNSFILNRPDAIRHILLTNYENYTRTPAGIRMLRPVLGQGLLIAEGQPWRHQRRTLAPAFTPNATANLVPHMTAVLDETIAKLKTKTSEVVNLREIMQRMTLEIAGRTMFSFGMDKHGATLRNFVMEYGQRLGRPYFLDMLLPVSWPSPMDFARARFRKRWTAFVAMLIAERRAAGKKEGAPPRDLFDLMDEARDPESGKGFSDEQLIDEVATMILAGHETTATALSWALYLLALDPETQEEVASETRGEHLDSIADIDRQKFTRAVIEETMRLYPPAFLIARAALDKDNAAGVEIGKGDIIMIAPWLLHRHEKLWEQPNAFIPKRFMSATPSDRFAYLPFGAGPRVCIGAPFAQAESVLALARLIGEFRVELVDTGPVIPVGVVTTQPDHSPMFRITPR, encoded by the coding sequence ATGAATGTCGCCCAGATGCGCCGGCCCATCATTCCGCCGACCCCGCCGCGCGCGCCGGAGGGGATGTCGTTCCTCCGCCGCGTTGCGGTGATCCGCAAGAACATGATCGCGACGTGGGGACAGCGCGCCTACGAGGAAGACGTCATCCAGGGCCGCTTCTTTCTCCACAACAGCTTCATCCTCAACCGGCCGGATGCGATCCGGCACATCCTGCTCACCAATTACGAGAACTATACGCGCACGCCGGCCGGCATCCGGATGCTGCGCCCGGTGCTCGGCCAGGGTCTGCTCATCGCGGAAGGCCAGCCGTGGCGGCACCAGCGTCGAACGCTGGCGCCCGCGTTCACCCCGAATGCGACGGCCAATCTCGTTCCGCACATGACGGCGGTGCTCGACGAGACCATCGCAAAGCTCAAGACGAAAACCAGTGAGGTCGTCAACCTCCGCGAAATCATGCAGCGGATGACGCTCGAGATCGCCGGGCGGACGATGTTCTCGTTCGGCATGGACAAGCACGGCGCGACCTTGCGCAATTTCGTCATGGAGTACGGCCAGCGCCTGGGCCGGCCGTATTTCCTCGACATGCTGCTGCCGGTGTCCTGGCCGAGCCCGATGGATTTTGCCCGCGCCCGTTTCCGCAAGCGCTGGACCGCGTTCGTCGCGATGCTGATTGCCGAGCGGCGGGCCGCCGGCAAGAAGGAGGGCGCGCCGCCGCGCGATCTCTTCGACCTCATGGACGAAGCGCGTGATCCCGAAAGCGGCAAGGGCTTTTCGGACGAGCAGCTCATCGACGAGGTTGCGACCATGATCCTGGCGGGTCACGAGACGACCGCCACGGCACTGTCCTGGGCGCTCTATCTGCTCGCGCTCGATCCGGAAACCCAGGAGGAAGTCGCCTCCGAGACGCGCGGCGAGCACCTCGACAGCATCGCCGATATCGACCGGCAGAAATTCACCCGCGCCGTGATCGAGGAGACCATGCGGCTCTATCCGCCGGCCTTCCTGATCGCGCGCGCGGCACTCGACAAGGACAACGCCGCGGGTGTCGAGATCGGAAAGGGCGATATCATCATGATCGCGCCGTGGCTGCTGCACCGGCATGAGAAGCTCTGGGAGCAGCCCAACGCCTTCATCCCCAAGCGCTTCATGTCGGCGACCCCGTCCGACCGCTTCGCCTATCTGCCGTTCGGCGCCGGCCCGCGCGTCTGCATCGGCGCGCCTTTTGCGCAAGCCGAGTCGGTGCTGGCTTTGGCCCGGCTGATCGGAGAGTTTCGTGTCGAGCTGGTCGACACCGGGCCCGTCATTCCCGTCGGCGTCGTCACGACGCAACCGGACCATTCTCCGATGTTCCGTATCACGCCACGGTGA